The genomic DNA AGTTCTTGTTATCAATTTTAGAAAAGATATAGCGACTTCATCTGGTGAGTTTCCAGTATTTAGTAACGGATTGTGCCTTATCAAAGAAATACGAGAAGATATTATCTATTATGGCTTTATAAATACCAAGGGTGAAACAATTATTCCGGCAGAGTATATTGTAGCAACCCCGTTTAAAAATGGTTTCTCTAGAGTTATCAATTATTATAAAACAGATACAGGCACTAATGCTTTTGGTCAAAGTGTTGTATATTATACTTATAATGAATTGATTATTGATACTGAAAACAAATCGGTATTGAATTTTTCTGGTTCACATAACTTATTGTTACATAAGCTAAAATTACAAAAAGACATACCAACTATACGTTCTAAATTTATTAACGATGACCTTATTAGCATTAAAGAAGATAACAATACGTTCAGCATTTATAACTTAAATAAATAATACTTACACAAATGAATACGGGACTAGTTTTATCTGGTGGAGGCGCACGTGGTTTTGCACATATAGGTGTACTAAAAGCTCTAGAGGAATACAATATAAACATAACTCACATTGCAGGTACCAGCGCTGGTGCTATCGTAGGAGCTTTATTTGCTGCAGGTAATTCTTGGGGTACCATCTTAGAGTTCTTTAAGAAGGTACCCATCTTTGAATACAAGCGTTATGCATACAATAAACCTGGCTTTATAGATACCAATATGTTTTATAAAGACCTACTTCCTTTCTTTGTAACAGATGATTTCAATAGCTTAAAAAAACAGTTTTATGTGCCGACGACCAATCTTATTGAAGGAAAAGAAATGGTATTTAATAGTGGCGAACTTCTAAAACCAATACTGGCATCTGCCGCATTTCCTGGGTTATTTACACCCGTTATTATTAACGGAATTCCTTATGCAGATGGTGGTATTTTAAACAACTTCCCTATAGAGTATATTAAAAATAAATGCGATACTATAATAGGTGTTTATGTAAACTCTCTAGAAAACGTTTCTCTAAATGAGTTAAAGCATTCCTATCAAGTAGCAAATAGAGCTTATAACATTAGTTTTGTGAGTCAGTGTGAGAATAAGTTTAAAGAGGTAGATCTTTTAATAGCTCCAAAAGAACTTGAAAAATTCGGAATGTTTAATCTAAAAAATATAGATGCAATTTTTAAAATTGGTTATGAGTCTGCTATAAAAGTATTAGAAAATAACAAAAATAGCTTATTAAAATAAATACCCAAGCTACTCAGTTTATGAAATAATGCCTTGTACTTCTTTTAAAAGGCATCAACTTTTTCTACAACACCTTTTTAGATTAATTTGCTAGAATGAACAAAACCACTTCTAATTTTTTTATATTCATTAGTTCTATTCTTTTTTTGATTTTGCTTTCCTCTTAGCCTTACGTTCTTGTTTTCTAAAATAACCTCTAAAAAAGAAGTTATGTTGAAGTGCTTCCATATTTTCATTTAACTTTTGGGAAGCTTCCTTAATTTGCACCATGGTAGAATCTATCGTTTTTGGCAAACTTTTATCTTTTGTAAGGTAATTGAAAGTGCTTTCAGCGGTGCTTATTTCCACAATCATATCACTTAGCATTTTTGTTGCTTCTGAAATTTTAATACTTGAAGTCTCTAACTGTAAAAAAACATTCTTAGCTTGATTTCCTGCTACAGTGTCTGTCAATAAAACGCCTACAGCACTATCTTCCACATCAATTTTCGAGAACTTATAGTTCAAAGAACCTATAAGCCGATTAGCTCCATTTGTAGTTTGCTTTAGATTCACTAACGTAGCTCGAATGTCTTTTGTCAATAAAGAATCTGTAATTAATGCTCCTAATGCACCTTCTCCCTTCAATATTTTATTGGTAATTTTCAATAAATCTGCCGTTAACAATGCTGCATTTTTATTGGTAATGCTAAGTGTAGATAACAGATCTTCTGTGCCTATATTTCTATGAGAGGCAATGGTGTCTGTAGAAATAACTGTTTGTAAATTTTCTTTCCCTGGAATAATATTGATAACCATACTTCCTACCAATCCGTCTGATCCTATACTTGCAATTGCATCTTTTTTTATGAAAGCTCCTGTTTTATCTTCGATCATCATTTCTACAACAATCTCGGTATTATTTATCATTTTAATACCGCTAACAGTACCTACATTTATACCAGAATAGCGTACATTATTACCCAATTGAAGACCATTCACATTTTGAAATACAGCGTACAATTGCATGTTTTTACTAAAAAGATGCTGCTTGCTACCAATAAAATAAAGTGCGGCTAGTAAAATACCAGTTCCAAGGACTACAAATAGGCCAACGCGGGTTTTATGGAGGTTTGATTTTTGCATAGTATTTAATTTTTAAAAAAGGCTTTAACTTTTATGTCTTCGGATGTTGATAGTTCTTCAAAAGTTCCTTCTGCATAATTAATTCCATCTAACAGTAAAATCATTCGGTTACTAATTACGCGAGCACAATCCACATCATGCGTAATAATTAGCGATGATGTTTTATATGTTTTTTGAATAGTTCGCATTAACTGAATAATTTCTTTTGCAGTAATTGGGTCAAGACCTGTGGTGGGTTCGTCATATAAAATAATTTTTGGTTTTAAAATTAAAGCTCTTGCCAAGGCTACGCGTCGTTGCATTCCTCCAGAAAGTTCTGATGGCATTAAATCTATGGTGTGTGCCAACCCTACATTTTCTAATGCTTCTACAACTAATGCTTCTGTGGTTTGGGAAGGGTCTACTCTATCTCGATTTCTACGCAAAGGAAACTCTAAATTTTCTCGTACTGTCATAGAATCATATAATGCACTTCCTTGAAATAAAAATCCGATTTCTGTTCTCAATACATCTAGCTCTTTTCTTCCTAATTCTAAAATATCAAGGTCCTTAATAGTAATACTTCCACTATCTGCTTCTAATAAGCCAACTAAGCATTTTATCATCACCGATTTACCAGATCCCGATTTGCCCATTATCACGAGGTTTTCACCTTCATATAGTTTTAAATTAAAACCATTAAGTACGTGATTATCTCCAAAGCTTTTATGAAGGTCTTTAATTTCTAAAACAGGTTGTAAATTCTCGTTTGTTTCTATCATATTTCAAAAAAAATATCAGTAATAAATACGGCTATAAAATCGATAATAAAGAGCAACATCGAGGTGTAAACTACCGCAGCATTAGAAGCTTCACCAACTCCTACCGTACCTTTAGAGCAATTATATCCTTTATAACAACCTACCAAACCAATGGAAAAACCAAAGAAAAAGGACTTTGCAGTAGCCGGCAGCACATCACTAAACCGTAAGGCATCAAACACCTTATTAAAATATAGTAGATATGAAACTTCTCCTTTCAAATTCTCAACTATAGCAGACCCAAACAAGGCAATAGCATCTCCCATAAGAATAAGCAACGGCAGCATTAATGTGGTAGCCAAAATACGTGTAACTACTAAGTATTTAAAAGGGTTGGTTCCTGAAACTTCCATAGCATCTATTTGCTCTGTCACTTTCATTGAGCCCAATTCGGCACCAATTCCAGAGCCAATTCTTCCTGCACATATTAATGCAAAAATTACTGGACCTATCTCTCTTATGATAGATAAACTTACCATTGCTGGCATCCAAGAAGTGGCTCCGAATTCTAAAAGCGTAGGTCTTGATTGTAGTGTAAAAACCAATCCTAAGATAAAACCAGTAACACCAACCAATATAAAAGAGCGATTCCCCATCTGGTAACACTGCCTTAAAAATTCTTTCCATTCAAAGGGAGATGTAAATACTTCTCTAAAAAAACGAATAGCGAAATAAGTCATATCTCCCACCTCATCAAAAAAAAGTTTAGCCCTTGCTGTTATAGAATTTGTTTGACTCAATCTGTATACATTATTTGGAGTTAAAAATAAAGCAACTTGTCTTAACAATACATGACCTTGGTCAGTTATACAAACTGATATTTATCATTGTATTAATTATAGTTGAATGGTATTTTTATACTCAAATTATATAGGATGCAAAAAAAAATTCAAATTCAATTTCATTCATGTTCTTTCTTAAAAAAAAATAATAAATAACAGGATGAACAAGAACTCAGATAAATTAGACGATTATTTAGACAACCACTACATACATCGAAGTAATTGGTTAAGAGCAGCGGTACTTGGAGCTAATGATGGCATTTTATCAACTGCAAGTATTGCAATTGGTGTGGCAGCTGCAAGTGACGTAAGAGATCCCGTTATTTTAGCAACTTTAGCAGGATTAGTAGCTGGTGCTTTATCAATGGCGGCTGGAGAATACGTTTCAGTAAGTTCTCAAACGGATGTTGAAAATGCAGATATTGAAAGAGAACGAATTGAATTAGAAGAAACGCCAGAAATTGAATTACAACGATTGGCAGAGATTTACGAAAAGAGAGGTCTTAAAAAAGAAACTTCTTTAATAGTTGCCAAAGAGTTGACAGAACACGACGTTTTAGCTGCCCACATAAGAGATGAGTTAGGTATAAATGAAATTAGTCAAGCAAAGCCTATTCAAGCAGCTTTAGCTTCAGGGGCTTCATTTACAGTAGGTGGATTGCTTCCTTTTTTGGTGGTTATATTTTTACCTTTTATAAATATGGAATATTATTTGTATGGTTTTGCAATTATATTCCTTATTATTTTGGGTGCTTTATCAGCTAAAACGGGCGGTTCGAGTATTATAAAAGCCGTTTTGAGAATTACTTTTTGGGGAACGGTTGCAATGGGATTAACGGCTTTGGTTGGGTACCTGTTTAATGTGAATGTTGAATAAGGAATTAAACTATGATAGAATTTAGATCTCTTAATAAATTATCGTTTCATTTAGATCGCCTTATCAAAGGGCGCTTATGGCTTAAAGTAATTATCGGTCTCCTTTTAGGGGCAGCAATAGGAATAATACTGAATCCGTCTGCAGGATTTCTTTCTGAAACTTCTAGTTTGCGAATTGCTGATTGGCTTGACTTGCCAGGAAAAGTTTTTATGAGGCTCGTTCAAATGATTATGATTCCGTTGATATTTACATCTATTATTACAGGAATTGTAGGGAACACGTCTGAAAACCTGAAAACCTTCGGACTTCGACTACTACTCTATTTTATTTTCACAACTACCATTGCCATTACAATTGGTTTGGTAGTAACACTTATTTTAAAGCCTGGTCAATATATTTTTGATTTAGGCGGATTTCCAAATAGTGGTAAAAGTCAAATAATACCTGATGAACAAACGGATCTTATTGGGAACATTCCAAATGCAATCTCAAACCTTATTCCAAATAACCCAATGGAATCTATTTTAACAGGAGAAATGTTAGGTGTAGTAATTTTTACCATTATTATTGGTGTCGCAATTACCCAACTTCGTTCTGAAACAGCGAAGCCTATTATTCGTTTCTCTGAGGCGATTCAGAAAATATGCATGATTGTAGTATCGTGGGCAATGATGCTGGTACCTTATGCCGTTTTTGGTTTGATGGCAGCTTTACTGTCTAGAACAAGTATAGAGATATTTCTTGGTTTGGGGTATTATATGTTTGTTGTTATGCTAGGCCTAATTATTTTATTAGCATTCTATTTAATACTCATTTTAATAATCACCAATAAAAATCCTTTTAAATTCTTAAAAGCGATAAGAGAACCTCAACTATTGGCATTTTCTACTGCTAGTTCTGCAGCTGTAATGCCACTTTCTATGAAAACAGCTGATGAGAAATTAGGGGTTTCTTCTAATATTAGTGATTTCGTTATTCCTGTTGGTGCTACAATAAATATGGATGGAACCGCACTATTTCAATGTATTACAACCATATTTATGGCACAAGCTTATGGTGTGGAATTGTCTATAATGAGTTTGCTTCTAATTACTTTTACCGTTGTGGCTGCCTCTATAGGAACACCAGCAATTCCTGGAGGCGGCGTTATTATTCTTGCATCGGTATTACAGAGTGCTGGCATTCCTATAGATGGTTTAATTATTATAATTGGAATAGATCGTATTTTAGGAATGTTTAGAACGGCTGTTAATGTGACTGGAGATTTAACAGCCTGTATCATATTTGATAAATTTTATGGAACCAAATTAAATACTAACGCAATTATTAACAAGAGTTAAACTACTAGTATCTATTAAATTAAGAATTATTTATACAAGTATAATAATCATACCTTTTTTAAGCAATAAACGTAAAACATCATAAATCATGGACAATTCAATTTTTTTTAGCAAAGTTTTGGGGATGGTATCTTCTTATTTTCTTTTTTATATTAACCTTTAATCCTAGACGAAGTAAGCAAATTATAAAAGATTTGCGCGATGAAAAATTTCTAATAATGGCTTCTTTTATTTCTATTATTATGGGATTGCTGAATATTTTATTTCATAATATTTGGGAATCTAATTATAAACTTCTTATTACACTCATTGGGTGGACATCTCTATTTATAGGTCTGTCTTTGTTTATAATTCCAAAAAATACAGTTGCTGCGCTACAAATTATAAATATCAAGTTGGTACAAGTTATATATGCCTTACTGTTTTTTACAGGGTTATTTTTACTTAATATTGCTTACAGAATTATACTCATATAATTTTTCTAATCTTTCCTTATTTGTAAACAGTCGTTTAAATTAACATGCTGATTAAAGAGAATTAAAACACCTTTATAAAAGTGTAGTTTCTAGTTCAAAAAAAAATAAAAGTTTTAAGTTATTATTGAATTTGAACTTCATCTTCTAAAACAAATCGAATTCATTTTAGGATCAATTAGATGCGACTGCCAATAAAATAGCTACGTAATGGCAAACAGCGGCTGCGAGTACAAAAAAATGCCATACCGCATGGTTGTAAGGATATTTATCCCATAAGTAAAAAACAACACCTACAAGATAAAGTCCGCATCCAATTAGAAGCATCGTGAGGATATTAATAGGAATACTTTCAAAAAAAGTACGTCCGCCAACAACCATAATACATCCCATTGCTATGTAAATTAATGTTGAAATAACCTTCCATTTTCCTGTAAAAAAAATATTATAAATAATTCCCAATGCCGTAAGACCCCACAAAACCGATAGCAGTGTAATACCAAAAGAATTATCCATATACATCAATAAAAACGGCGTATAGGTTCCCGCTATTAAGAAATAAATACTAATATGGTCTAGGATTTCTAGTGTGCGTTTTGCCTGAATATGCTGAATTCCGTGGTAAAGTGTAGAAAAAGTAAAAAGCTGTAAAAAGCAAAACCCATATATAGCCGCACCAATAATACCAGAAGTATTATCACTTTTAATAGCAAATGCTATTAGAATAGGAATAGAAACAATACCAAAAATAATTCCAAAACCATGTACGATACTATTTACAAGTTCTTTATTAATTTGTGAATTTAAATTTGAATTCTGATTTTCCATGAGCGTGAGTTGTTGTAAATTATTCTAAATATTTTTGTGAAATTACTCAAATCAATTTAGACTATTAACCCTATTGGCTATATAATTTATAGTACCATTCTTAAAGACTGGCAATGCTAAACGATTATCAAAAGGAATTAGATTGTGGTGTTGACTTTATTTTTCAACCTTATTTTTATTTTTACTAATTCGTACCAAATTACAGAAATAAAACCGATTCCAATACTCGTAAATAACTGTAAAAAGGTAAGTTTCTCAAACTCAAAGAAGTTTGTTAATGGTGGTACAAATATCAATAATCCCGAAATAATGATGGTGATGGCAATAATGAGAAAAACCAACTTGTTTTTGTATCTTAAAGTAGTAAAAATTGAATAGTAAAAAGAACGATTCACAAGCGTTAAAAATATATTAGCTGTTATTAAAACAGTAAACACGATTGTTCTAGTAAGCGTTTCATCAAAAGATTGGTAAACCGAATATTGGTAGGCAAACAAAGTTCCTACAGTTATGGCTACTCCTTGAATTATACTTGTTGTTAACTCTTTCCTATTGAAAAAAGTAGTTGTAAATGGTCGTGGCTTTTGAGACATCGTATTCTTCTCCATGGGTTCATTTTCAAAAATGATAGAACAGGTAGGTCCCATTATCAATTCTAAAAAAATGATGTGTATTGGGGAAAATATATTTGGATAAACCCAACCTAATGCCAATGGTATAAAAACGGTAAGAATAATAGGTATATGAATGGATATAATGTATTGAATTGCTTTTTTTAGATTGGTATAGATTCTTCTACCCATAGCAACAGCGTCCACCATTTTTGATAAATCATCTTCTAATAAAATTAGTGAAGCTGCTTGTTTGGCTATTTCTGTTCCTTTCTTTCCCATGGCAATACCAATGTGTGCTGCTTTTAAAGCAGGCCCGTCATTTACGCCATCTCCTATCATTGCTACAATCTGATTTTGAGACTTTAAGGTATTTATGATTCTTAATTTAGCTTCAGGAAACATCCTCGTAAAAACGTTCGTATTCATCACTTTTTCCTGCAATTCAAAATCTGACAATTGCATCAGTTTATCTCCACTCATATTATACTCAAATCCTTTAAATGCAATTTGTTTGGCAATGGCTGTGGTTGTTTCTGCATTGTCTCCCGTTATTATTTTTACTCTAATTCCTGCTTGATAAAAATGATTTAAAACGGTTTCTATATTCTTTTTTGGAGGGTCATAAAAAGCGACAATTCCTTTAAACTTAAAGATAAATTCTTGTTGTGTTTTAGGGAAACTACTACCTGTAAGTTCACTTTCGGCAACACCTAAGACTCTGTATCCTTCACTAGTTATAGTTTGTATGGCTTTTTCAATTTGCTGTATTTCTTCTTTTGATACATTAGAAATAGCCATTAATGCTTCGGGTGCACCTTTGGCTGCTATAATTCTTATGCCTGAATTATTTTCAAAAATATGTGTCATCATGGGCGGCTTTCCTCCCAACGGATATTCGTGAATTAATTTAAAACTTGGTCGTTCATCTTCTGTATATAAATCACCATAAGCCTTATGCAAAGCTACCTCCATTGGGTCGAATGGAATAGGCTCGCTTGCCCACATAGCTGTTTTTATTAAGTTTTTTTCATCGTCATTCGCTTCATCTAGATTAACAATTTTTTGCGTTTTCAACGAAAATACTTTAGCCAAACTCATTTGGTTTTCGGTAATTGTTCCTGTTTTATCAATGCAAATAACTGTGGCAGAACCCAGTGTTTCTACTGTTTTCATTTGTTTAACTACAATTCCCATTTTCATTAAACGCCAAGCACCAATCGCCATAAATGTAGTAAATGCCATCGGAATTTCTTCTGGTAAAATACTCATTGCCAACGTAAGCGCCTTTAGCAAACTATCTAAAAAATTGTATGAATGAAAATAATTGATAGCCCAAACCACTATGAATACTATGGCACCAGCAATCACCATCTTTTTTACAAAATTGTTTATTTGTAACTCTAATGGTGTTTTCTCTTCCTTAATGCTTTCAAGGCTATTGCCAATTTCCCCTAACTTGGTTTCGTTACCGATATTTGTAATGGTTGCAATGGCTAAACCGCTAGCAACGGTAGTACCTTTAAAGATAAGATTATCTTCCATCGATTGGTCTTTAAAAACAGAGAACGATTCGCCAGTAAGTATAGATTCATTTACAGAGAAGTCGTTGGAGTGAATAATAATTCCATCAGCTGTAATAGAAGTGCCTTCTTCTACAATTAAACTATCGCCAACTACTAAGTCTTCACTTTTTATTGCTATCGTTTTACCGTTCCTAATTACTTTGCAGTTGGGTTGTGTTAGGTTTTTTAGTTTTTGCAAAGCATTACGGCTTCTAGAATCTTGAAATAAAGAAAGAGTCGAAACGATAAGAATAGCAGACAAAAGAAAAATACCATCGCCTATTTCTCCGCTTATAAAGTAAATTAGAGCCGCAACCAATAATAAAATAATCATCGGCTCTTTTACCAAATTTTTTATGGCATCTAAAACCGTATTTTCTTGTTTATAATTTAATTTATTCTTTCCAAATTTTTTCCTTGCAAGAAGTACCTGTTCATCCGTTAAACCATTTATACCAAAGTTATTGAACATCGTCTATATTTTTATTTACGTTGTGTTATTGCTAGAAATGCTTTACCAATAGCTTTAATTAAATCGGAGGCAAGTAAAGAAAATTCTCCAGTTTCTTTTACCGCAATATCTCCAGCTAAGCCGTGTAAATAAACTCCTGCAATACATGTGTTTTCAGGCGTATAACCTTGCCCTAAAAAAGCTGTTAGCATTCCCGTAAGTGCATCTCCACTACCTCCTTTTGCCATACCTGCATTTCCGGTAGTGTTGAGGTAAATATTTCCATTCGGACAAGAAATAATGGTTTCATGTCCTTTTAAAATTACATACACATGGTGCTTTTGTGAAAACTCAATTTGCATTTTTTTTCTTTCAATTTCATTGGATGATTTTCCAACCAAGCGTTCAAATTCTTTGGCATGTGGTGTAAAAATACTTTCTTCAGGAATCCATTTTAACCACTCTTTATTTTCTGAAATAATATTAATCGCATCAGCATCTATAACCATCGGTTTATCAAAACTACGGATAATTTTTTTTAAAGCTTTTGCAGTTTCTCTACAGGTACCGATGCCGCAACCAATGCCTACAACATTGAAATGATGAAGCGGAATAGCAGCAGTAATCATTGTTTCCTCTTTATCGCAAACAACCATTGCTTCAGGTATCGAAGTTTGTAAAATTGTATATCCACATTTGGGAATATAAACGGTAAGCAAACCGACACCTGTACGTAAGCAGGCTGTGGATGTTAAAGTTGCTGCTCCCATTTTACCATAACTTCCAACAAATAGAATTGCATTTCCAAAATCTCCTTTGTTTGAAAATGGGTTTCTTTTTTCTAGAATTCTAAAAATTCTATCACTAGAAATTTTCTCGTAATTATACTGCTCCATCCTAAAATTTATTTAAAATTGATGACTTTAATGTATGTTTTTTTTAATAGTAAACCTTGCTAATATTTAAAATCCTAATAGCAATAGACGTAAAAATATGTAACATAAGTTTTATATGTTTCATTGATTTACTTCATTTTATCATAAACCAGTGCTAATTATTTTACCATCTTCCATAGTGATCGTTCTATGCGTGTTGTCTGCAAAGTCAAGGTCGTGTGTAACAATCAACAAAGACTGGTTGTATACTTCCGCTAGCTCCTTAAAAATATTAAATACAACATCTCCGCTCTTTTTGTCCAGATTCCCTGTAGGTTCATCTCCCATGATAATTATGGGATCATTAATCAATGCCCTGGCAATAGCTACTCGTTGTTTTTGACCACCACTCAACTGGTTGGGATACTTTAATGCTTCAGATTCTATACCTAGTATTTTTAATTTCTGATAAGCATTATGTTCTATTTCTTTCTCCGACAGCTTTCCATACTTAAGTGCTGGCAACATTACATTTTGCAAGTTGTTAAATTCACTGAGCAAATAGTGAAACTGAAATACGAATCCTATTTTTTCATTTCGCACTTTGGCGAGTTCCACGTCTTTTTTATTTGTCATGTTAATGCCATCTAGAAATAGTTCTCCTTCATAGCTGGTATCCATCGTGGATAAAATATAGAGTAAAGTAGATTTACCGCAACCAGACCTTCCCATAACAGAAACAAACTCACCTGCATTGATAGAAAAACTAACATCTGTTAACACCTTTACGGTAATAGGGTTATAAAAAGATTTATTAATACCAATGGCTTCTATAACTTTTTTTTTCATATTTATTTTCCTCTTATTATATCTACAGGATCTATTTTACTTGCTTTTTTAGAAGGGAAATACCCTGCGAAATAAGTAGTGATGATAGAAAATACAGCCCCAATCAAATAGAATTTTGGGTTGTAATTTATGGGGTATGTTTTTACGGCTGGCAAGGAAGCGGTATTGAATGGAATTTCACCAATCAATGCAGATAGTCCTAATCCAAATAGCAATCCCAACGCTCCACCAACAATACCAATAGTTAAGGCAATGGTGATGAATATAGAGTTAACATCTTTACCTGAAAAGCCAGTAGCTTTAAGAATGGCAATAGAGTCCATTTTTTCATAAATCATCATATTAAGAATATTGTAAATCCCAAATCCAGCAACAATAAGTAATGTTATGCCCACTGCATAAGAAATTAGTGTCCGTACAGAACTACCAGTTTCAAATTGCGCATTGGCTGTTTGAATATCAATCGCCTCTACTTCAAACAATGTGTTGTACCTTTTTGCAAGGGCTGGTGCCA from Polaribacter sp. ALD11 includes the following:
- a CDS encoding NAD(P)H-hydrate dehydratase, with the translated sequence MEQYNYEKISSDRIFRILEKRNPFSNKGDFGNAILFVGSYGKMGAATLTSTACLRTGVGLLTVYIPKCGYTILQTSIPEAMVVCDKEETMITAAIPLHHFNVVGIGCGIGTCRETAKALKKIIRSFDKPMVIDADAINIISENKEWLKWIPEESIFTPHAKEFERLVGKSSNEIERKKMQIEFSQKHHVYVILKGHETIISCPNGNIYLNTTGNAGMAKGGSGDALTGMLTAFLGQGYTPENTCIAGVYLHGLAGDIAVKETGEFSLLASDLIKAIGKAFLAITQRK
- a CDS encoding ABC transporter ATP-binding protein translates to MKKKVIEAIGINKSFYNPITVKVLTDVSFSINAGEFVSVMGRSGCGKSTLLYILSTMDTSYEGELFLDGINMTNKKDVELAKVRNEKIGFVFQFHYLLSEFNNLQNVMLPALKYGKLSEKEIEHNAYQKLKILGIESEALKYPNQLSGGQKQRVAIARALINDPIIIMGDEPTGNLDKKSGDVVFNIFKELAEVYNQSLLIVTHDLDFADNTHRTITMEDGKIISTGL